The Rhodococcus sp. ABRD24 genome contains the following window.
AGCGCGATCGAGCCCTGCGCGTCGGCTGGCGCGTTCTGCGCGACCGCAAGCACGGCCCCGGTCGACGGTTGCAGCGCGACGATCACGGCTGGTTGCGGCACTCCGGCCAGCGCATTCTCTGCCTTCATCTGTAGGCGCAGATCCAGCGTGGTGTCGAGATCCGGCGCTGGCGTGCCGTCCTGCCCGGCAAGACGGCGCACCGAGCCGTCCGCGCCGACCATTTGCACGGCCCACCCTGCCGACGCGTCCTGTCCCTGCTGCCACAGATCGGCGAGCCCACCGAGTACCGGCGACGCCAGCGCGCGGTCCACCGTCAGCAGACGCGTCTGCTGCACCAACTCCACCCCGGTCAGGGCCTCGAGCCGCTTGCGAACAGGAGTAATGTCGTTTTCCCGCAGGGTGATTGCGGTGATCGGCTGACCACCCGCCTTCGCGAGGTCGCCGCGCAACGAGTCCACGGTGATGGTCGGCACGATCGGGGTGAGCAGCGGTGCGACGGCCGCCGGATCCGCTGACGGCTGCAGGTTCACGAGGGTTACCACCTGCTGCATCATGATCGGCTCGCCCGTGCTCGCCCGCACCACCGGGGGAGGCCCTGCGGTCGGGGTGAAGCGGACCGTCTCGTCGGCACCGAGCCCAGGCACCAGCAACGCCGGATCCCACGACAGTCGCTGTTCTCCAGACACACTCACGATCTTGCCGGTTGTGGAGTACTGCCAGCCCCGGTCTTCGCCGAAATCCCAGTCGGCATCGAGGGTGAACGAATCGCCTTCCTGTGCGACGGTGAAGCTGCGTTCCCGCTCGTCCAGCCCGTCGAACAGTGCCGTGATGGCGGCGGACGCGGCCGCAGGATCGCTCGTCAGATCCGCGGCGGCCTGAACATTCCCGCTCGCCATCGCATCGGCGAACTGCTGTTCGGGCGATGGCGAATCGCCGCCGCATCCGGCCAGCACCAGCGCTGAAGTGGCGAGCAGAGCGGTCAGAGTGGTGCAAGGGCCGGAGCGCGAACGCGTGACAGACATGGTCTCGATGATGCCGCAGAAACCGACCTGACGGACGGTGGCACCCGCCGAGAAACGGAGTAATCATGTAATCAGTGCCGCGCGAGAGGCGCAGACACCAGGGTCGACCCGAGGAGGACGATCATGAGAAGGGCACATGGCCACGGCGGATTCGGACCCGGTGGCCGCAGATTCGGAAGACCTGGCGGCTGGCAGCAAGCCGATGCCCCGGATGCCTCGGATGCCGCCGATTGGTTCGCCGGCCGCCTGCCGGACAACTGGTTCACCGGGAGCCCCACGGTGGAAGTGGACCGCGAGGAGATCGTGGTGACCGGAGTACTCGCACCCGCCGAGGGAATCGAGAACTCGGCCGCCACCGAGGAGGGCCTCATCGCCCGATTCCGGGAGTCCACCCGGCCCGCTCGCATACAGATCGCCGACGAGGCCGAGGCCCGCTACGGGCGCAAGGTCGCGTGGGGAGTAACGATCGGCGACCAGCAGGTCCTGTTCACCAACCTCGCCGTTCCGGTGATGACGCGGCTGCGCCAGCCCGAGCGAAAGGTACTCGATACCCTCGTCGACGCCGGGGTGGCTCGTTCCCGGTCCGACGCACTCACCTGGACGGTGCGTCTGGCTGGACAACACAGCCAGGAGTGGCTCGCGGAACTACGCGAGGCGATGCGCAAGGTCGACGACCTCAGATCGGAGGGACCGCAGATCTGAGCCGGCCCGACAATTGAGTGGCTTCGCCGAGTCGTTGGGTCGCGACGTCGAAGACACAGCCGCGCAACGACTCTGTGAGCTTCACGAATGGGTTGGGTGTCGATGCGGCAAGAGTTCGGAAGACAAATCGCTTGCACGACCGTCGAACCACCCATAACCTGTGGTTCGTCCGTGTTCCCGACTGATCGGAGAAGGTCCTTGCTCCTGTAGAGGTGATCCGCGCCAGAGCGCGGCGTATGCGCCGATCGCATACGCCGGTACGCCGCAACGACCTCAGGGAGCAACCATGGCCCAATCCTCCACGTCCATTTCCCTGTCGGACCTCACGTTCTCGTGGCCCGACGGGACCTCTGTGTTCGACGGACTCACCGCCATGATCGGCTCCGGCAGAACCGGTCTCGTCGGCCGCAACGGTTCCGGCAAGTCCACCCTCCTGCGATTGATCGCGGGGGCACTGCGGCCCGACCGCGGCTCGGTCATCGCAGCGGGCGCCGTCGAGTACCTTCCGCAGGACCTCACCCTCGATCCGCGGCTGCGTGTGGACGCGATCCTCGGCATCGCGACAATTCGACAGTCGCTCTCCCGGATCGAATCCGGTAACGGAACCGATGCCGATTTCGCCGCGGTGGCAAGCTCGTGGGATATCGAGGAGCGAGCCGTATCGACCCTGCACCGGCTGGGCCTGAACCGTATCGTCGCCGACATCGGCGACCTCGACCGAACGGTGGGCGAGCTGTCGGGCGGCGAGACGACCCTGCTCGGGTTCACCGCACGATTGCTGCGGGAGCCGAACGTACTGTTGCTGGACGAACCCACCAACAACCTCGACGTCGACAGCCGGGGGCTTCTCGCCTCTGCAGTGCAACGGTTCCCGGGCACCGTTGTGGTGGTCAGCCACGACCGGGAGCTGCTCGAGACCATGGAGTCGACGGCGGAGCTCCGTGAGGGTGCGCTGCGGTTGTTCGGTGGGAACTTCACGGCATACCAGGAGATGGTGGAAGCCGAGCAGGAGGCCGCCCGCGCCGCGCTCCGTGACGCCCGCAACGACGTCCGACGGCAGGGCCGCGAGCTGGTCGAGGCGCAGATCAAGATCGATCGCCGAAAGCGATACGGCCAGAAGATCTTCGACAGCCGGAGTGAGCCGAAGATCGTCATGGGAATGAAGAAGCGCTCAGCGCAGGAAGCCGCCGGCAAGCTGCGCGGCAACCACCAGGACAAACTCGATGAGGCGAAGCGGACCCTGGCAGCGGCCGAGGACGGAATTCGCGAGGACCGCGAGATCCGCATCGACGTGCCCGACACCGACGTGTTCACCGGTCAGCAGGTGGTGTGCCTGGCCGGTACCCGGCTGCGCAGCGGCCAGACGCTGGACCTCGCAGTCACCGGCCCCGATCGGATCGCCCTGATCGGCCGTAACGGGATCGGCAAGACAACCGCTCTGCAGGCAATCGCGGAGGAGGGCGCAAAGGTTCCGTTCGCGCTGCTCCCCCAACGGCTCGATATCTTCGACGAGGAGCGGTCGGTTGCGTGGAACGTCGCGGCCGCCGCACCGCACGCGTCGGCGGA
Protein-coding sequences here:
- a CDS encoding ATP-binding cassette domain-containing protein translates to MAQSSTSISLSDLTFSWPDGTSVFDGLTAMIGSGRTGLVGRNGSGKSTLLRLIAGALRPDRGSVIAAGAVEYLPQDLTLDPRLRVDAILGIATIRQSLSRIESGNGTDADFAAVASSWDIEERAVSTLHRLGLNRIVADIGDLDRTVGELSGGETTLLGFTARLLREPNVLLLDEPTNNLDVDSRGLLASAVQRFPGTVVVVSHDRELLETMESTAELREGALRLFGGNFTAYQEMVEAEQEAARAALRDARNDVRRQGRELVEAQIKIDRRKRYGQKIFDSRSEPKIVMGMKKRSAQEAAGKLRGNHQDKLDEAKRTLAAAEDGIREDREIRIDVPDTDVFTGQQVVCLAGTRLRSGQTLDLAVTGPDRIALIGRNGIGKTTALQAIAEEGAKVPFALLPQRLDIFDEERSVAWNVAAAAPHASAEQIRGGLARFLFRGADADAAVRTLSGGERLRAALAMIMTADPPPRLLMLDEPTNNLDLPSLGHLVQALERYRGALIVASHDRQFLRDIGITRRLELDEFGMTEID
- a CDS encoding penicillin-binding transpeptidase domain-containing protein, translating into MSVTRSRSGPCTTLTALLATSALVLAGCGGDSPSPEQQFADAMASGNVQAAADLTSDPAAASAAITALFDGLDERERSFTVAQEGDSFTLDADWDFGEDRGWQYSTTGKIVSVSGEQRLSWDPALLVPGLGADETVRFTPTAGPPPVVRASTGEPIMMQQVVTLVNLQPSADPAAVAPLLTPIVPTITVDSLRGDLAKAGGQPITAITLRENDITPVRKRLEALTGVELVQQTRLLTVDRALASPVLGGLADLWQQGQDASAGWAVQMVGADGSVRRLAGQDGTPAPDLDTTLDLRLQMKAENALAGVPQPAVIVALQPSTGAVLAVAQNAPADAQGSIALTGLYPPGSTFKTVTTSAALQAGKVTPDTVLPCPGTENVEGRQIPNDDNFDLGSVPLHSAFAQSCNTTMARLAVSLPPDALSQAALQFGLGIDYVTPGLTTVTGSVPAASTPAERVESAIGQGQVTASPFGMALVAASIANGTTPSPMMIAGRPGVGDKSVAAVPAAVDAALRSMMRETVTDGTAKILADLPNIEGKTGTAEYGDGTDSHGWFVGIDRDLAFAVFVAGADSSGPALDAAGRFLR